In Chlamydia serpentis, the following are encoded in one genomic region:
- the murA gene encoding UDP-N-acetylglucosamine 1-carboxyvinyltransferase: protein MQVAEVFGGGELNGEVRISGAKNSATKLLVASMLSDQKCTLRNVPDIGDVSLTVELCESLGAQVIWDKESEILEIQTPQIQRTKVSPAFSNVNRIPILLLGALLGRCPEGVHVPVLGGDAIGKRTLNFHFEGLKRLGVDVSCDSLGYYARAPQGLQGNYIKLPYPSVGATENLILAAIYAKGRTVIRNAALEAEILDLVLFLQKAGADITTDNDRTIDIFGVDNLSSVDHTILPDKIEAASFGMAAIASGGRVFVRNARQELMIPFLKMLRSIGGGFLVAESGIEFYQQRPLTGGVVLETDVHPGFLTDWQQPFAVLLSQAQGSSVIHETVHENRLGYLYGLQQMGAKCQLFHQCLSAKECRYVAGNFPHSAVIHGATSLKASHLVIPDLRAGFAYVMAALIAEGGYSVIENTHLLDRGYTNWVGKLRSLGARIEIFDTECNQPTDAQESLALRDASL from the coding sequence ATGCAGGTTGCCGAAGTATTTGGTGGTGGTGAACTAAATGGTGAAGTAAGAATTTCGGGAGCCAAAAACTCTGCAACTAAGTTGCTTGTTGCTTCTATGCTTTCGGATCAAAAGTGTACGCTGCGTAATGTTCCAGATATCGGAGATGTTTCTCTAACAGTAGAGTTATGTGAATCTCTAGGAGCTCAGGTGATTTGGGATAAGGAATCCGAAATTTTGGAGATTCAAACTCCCCAAATACAGCGCACCAAAGTTTCTCCTGCATTTTCAAATGTCAATAGGATTCCTATCCTTTTATTAGGGGCGCTCTTGGGGCGTTGTCCTGAAGGAGTCCATGTTCCTGTCTTGGGGGGAGATGCTATAGGAAAAAGAACCCTGAATTTTCATTTCGAAGGATTAAAGAGACTTGGTGTAGATGTTTCCTGTGATAGTTTGGGGTATTATGCAAGAGCTCCTCAAGGTCTTCAAGGAAACTACATTAAGTTGCCTTATCCTTCTGTAGGAGCTACGGAAAATCTTATCCTTGCAGCGATTTATGCTAAGGGAAGAACAGTAATAAGAAATGCAGCTCTTGAAGCTGAAATTTTAGATTTAGTGCTCTTTTTACAAAAGGCTGGAGCAGACATTACTACAGATAATGACCGTACTATAGATATTTTTGGTGTTGATAATCTCTCTTCTGTAGATCACACGATTCTTCCAGATAAGATCGAAGCAGCTTCTTTTGGTATGGCTGCTATTGCCTCTGGGGGGCGCGTGTTCGTGAGAAATGCTAGGCAAGAACTTATGATTCCTTTTCTCAAGATGTTGCGATCTATAGGAGGAGGATTCTTGGTCGCTGAGTCAGGAATAGAGTTTTATCAACAACGTCCTTTAACAGGAGGTGTAGTCTTAGAAACAGATGTACATCCAGGATTTCTCACCGATTGGCAACAACCTTTTGCAGTTCTTCTATCACAAGCTCAAGGCTCTTCTGTAATTCACGAAACTGTTCACGAAAACCGTCTGGGTTACCTTTATGGACTTCAGCAAATGGGAGCCAAGTGTCAGCTCTTTCATCAGTGTTTAAGCGCCAAGGAGTGTCGTTATGTTGCGGGAAATTTTCCTCATAGTGCAGTAATTCATGGGGCAACTTCTCTAAAAGCTTCACATTTAGTCATTCCAGATTTGCGCGCAGGATTTGCCTACGTGATGGCGGCTCTCATTGCTGAAGGAGGCTACTCAGTTATAGAAAATACACACCTTCTAGATCGTGGCTATACAAATTGGGTAGGTAAACTGAGAAGCTTGGGAGCTAGGATTGAGATCTTCGATACAGAATGTAACCAACCTACAGACGCTCAAGAGTCTTTAGCCCTAAGAGATGCATCCCTGTAG
- the tarP gene encoding type III secretion system actin-recruiting effector Tarp encodes MASPINQPTTTTQVTQTGTTVTTTTTGIFGDHTVTTTGSGQTESVAQTTQLLANQDIQDIADYDTSAVNFTAERNFSITSPSTGDAGPTAQAAHSAGMFALHGGRRPSVISSSDSSDTSSVSGSTGSSDLGDLEHLAGSERSEGAEGPEGPGGLPENAIPEYDPTDKTSILQFLQNPAVQQKMQTKGGHYVFVDEARSSFIFVRNGDWKTAESIKVTNAKTKENLTKPADLEMCVAKFCVGYENIHADWTNRVQPTIAERAGVSGGDYNHLMLSMKFKTAVVYGPWNAKESSSGYTPSAWRRGAEVKAGPIWDDVGPLKGINWKATPSPDFSFLNETQGTRPSTSSQGSGPTAAPSGGSGTPTVKVDLGGINVNLGGFNLGGITTNVTTGASPSPSTSSTTQGTSTEDMNVSHQETNTDDKTVRTESRGSGSTISEDTIHYADVGPGVDNESPPTVPAPPGPPPNISGTRLLNISNQQLASVLSNVRKHLNVAYNTDGRPVTNLNQNLGQVIRNTENGENIPTVVLPGINDGPGDGVSGSEVGATSSLRGGAASNSIRGAVPGGDSNVVDNRGLLARVREHLNDVYPAGSQNPVSTPLNNGVTLGSIIKGESSSDNIMHPYKPETVAFSVAKRVFQNASQSSISSNSATANTSSSSQKSENAASSNKEIKVVAEDGSVHFAKRVDIDGERSNGSPRTSPRSTTMNLSQNSDDLRSLLQKIRTHLDNSYEGDNPLHTGGGHIRDIIQGKNPSTSSPKSIQATLAKIIPIVQQSSSTPIIQQSQQATIIPAKATTSTGTGSGSVSTQSTGVGTETKATASTGTGSGNVSTQSTGVGTETKATTSTGTGSGSVSTQSTGVGTETKATTSTGTGSGSVSTQSTGVGTETKATTSTGTGSGSVSTQSTGVGTETKATTSTGTGSGSVSTQSTGVGTETKATASISTQTPEAPLPSGTKQVATISMVRNAAGRCLVVQQGARSQTFAIPLESNRNPGPQLWAAARQVAMNMSEVLNQATGETPTSPRPSPGSSPTRSPRSSRSPSPQQQSSSRGRITRS; translated from the coding sequence ATGGCATCTCCTATCAACCAACCAACGACAACTACGCAAGTAACCCAAACAGGGACAACTGTAACGACAACCACGACAGGAATATTCGGAGACCATACAGTTACAACAACAGGATCTGGACAGACAGAGAGTGTAGCTCAAACAACACAACTTCTTGCCAATCAAGATATTCAAGACATTGCAGATTATGATACAAGTGCTGTAAATTTTACTGCTGAACGTAATTTCTCTATAACCTCTCCGTCTACTGGCGATGCTGGACCTACAGCACAAGCAGCACATAGTGCAGGCATGTTTGCCTTACATGGAGGTAGACGTCCTTCAGTAATATCTTCTTCTGATAGTAGCGATACATCTAGCGTATCAGGGTCTACTGGAAGTTCCGATCTAGGAGATCTGGAACACCTCGCAGGAAGCGAACGTTCTGAAGGAGCTGAAGGACCTGAAGGACCCGGGGGTCTACCTGAAAATGCTATTCCCGAGTATGATCCTACAGACAAGACCTCTATATTGCAGTTCTTACAAAATCCCGCTGTACAGCAAAAAATGCAAACTAAGGGGGGGCATTATGTTTTCGTGGACGAAGCTAGAAGTAGCTTTATCTTTGTCCGTAATGGTGATTGGAAAACTGCAGAGTCTATAAAAGTTACCAATGCAAAAACCAAAGAAAATCTTACCAAACCTGCTGACTTAGAGATGTGTGTAGCTAAGTTTTGTGTTGGTTACGAAAATATTCACGCAGATTGGACTAATAGAGTGCAACCTACAATAGCTGAACGTGCAGGCGTTTCAGGGGGTGATTATAATCATCTCATGCTCAGTATGAAATTTAAAACTGCTGTAGTATATGGCCCCTGGAATGCTAAAGAATCTAGCTCAGGATACACACCTTCTGCCTGGCGTCGTGGAGCGGAAGTAAAGGCAGGCCCTATTTGGGACGATGTTGGACCACTCAAGGGAATTAATTGGAAAGCTACCCCTTCTCCTGATTTTAGCTTCTTGAATGAAACGCAAGGCACACGCCCTTCTACTTCTTCACAAGGTTCTGGTCCTACAGCAGCCCCTAGCGGAGGCTCTGGAACGCCTACTGTGAAAGTCGATTTGGGAGGCATAAACGTTAACCTTGGCGGCTTCAATCTCGGTGGAATTACAACTAATGTTACCACAGGAGCCTCACCGTCACCATCAACCTCATCAACAACGCAGGGAACATCTACGGAAGATATGAATGTGTCTCATCAAGAGACAAATACAGATGATAAGACAGTCAGGACAGAATCACGAGGATCTGGAAGCACTATAAGTGAAGATACGATACACTACGCGGATGTTGGTCCTGGGGTCGATAACGAATCCCCACCAACAGTTCCTGCTCCTCCAGGTCCTCCACCAAATATTAGTGGTACCCGTCTTTTGAATATCTCCAATCAACAACTAGCATCCGTCTTAAGTAATGTTAGGAAACATCTCAACGTAGCTTATAATACAGATGGCAGGCCAGTCACAAATCTAAATCAAAATCTAGGTCAAGTCATAAGAAACACTGAAAATGGTGAGAATATCCCTACTGTAGTTTTGCCTGGGATTAATGATGGACCTGGTGATGGAGTTAGTGGAAGTGAAGTAGGAGCAACTAGTAGTTTACGAGGAGGCGCTGCTAGTAACTCTATTCGAGGAGCCGTACCTGGGGGAGACAGTAACGTTGTTGACAATCGTGGTCTCCTCGCTCGAGTACGTGAACACTTAAATGATGTTTATCCTGCAGGAAGCCAAAACCCAGTATCTACTCCTTTAAATAATGGAGTAACTCTAGGATCGATCATCAAAGGTGAAAGTAGTAGTGACAATATTATGCATCCTTATAAACCTGAAACGGTAGCTTTTAGTGTTGCTAAACGAGTTTTTCAAAACGCATCTCAAAGCTCTATCTCATCAAATTCAGCTACTGCAAATACGTCATCATCTTCCCAAAAATCCGAAAACGCTGCATCTAGCAACAAGGAAATCAAAGTTGTTGCTGAGGATGGATCCGTTCACTTTGCTAAACGTGTGGATATTGATGGCGAGAGGAGCAACGGATCTCCCCGCACTAGTCCTCGATCTACAACAATGAATCTTTCACAAAATTCTGATGATCTAAGAAGTCTTTTACAGAAAATCCGCACACATTTGGATAATTCTTATGAAGGTGACAATCCCTTACATACAGGTGGGGGGCATATTCGTGATATTATCCAAGGTAAAAATCCATCTACATCGTCTCCTAAATCAATACAAGCTACTTTAGCTAAAATAATACCGATTGTACAACAATCATCTAGTACCCCTATTATCCAACAATCTCAACAAGCAACAATAATCCCAGCAAAAGCTACAACATCTACAGGAACTGGATCCGGAAGCGTATCCACTCAAAGTACAGGCGTAGGAACTGAAACAAAAGCTACAGCATCTACAGGAACTGGATCCGGAAACGTATCCACTCAAAGTACAGGTGTAGGAACTGAAACAAAAGCTACAACATCTACAGGAACTGGATCCGGAAGCGTATCCACTCAAAGTACAGGCGTAGGAACTGAAACAAAAGCTACAACATCTACAGGAACTGGATCCGGAAGCGTATCCACTCAAAGTACAGGTGTAGGAACTGAAACAAAAGCTACAACATCTACAGGAACTGGATCCGGAAGCGTATCCACTCAAAGTACAGGCGTAGGAACTGAAACAAAAGCTACAACATCTACAGGAACTGGATCCGGAAGCGTATCCACTCAAAGTACAGGCGTAGGAACTGAAACAAAAGCTACAGCATCTATCTCGACACAAACTCCTGAGGCTCCTCTTCCTTCTGGTACAAAACAGGTGGCTACAATTTCTATGGTACGTAACGCTGCAGGAAGATGTCTCGTAGTACAACAAGGAGCACGATCACAAACTTTTGCGATTCCCTTGGAAAGCAACAGAAATCCAGGACCACAACTTTGGGCAGCAGCTCGTCAGGTTGCTATGAATATGTCAGAAGTTCTCAATCAAGCAACTGGAGAAACACCGACTTCTCCAAGACCTTCTCCAGGATCCTCTCCAACAAGAAGTCCGAGAAGCAGTCGTTCTCCTTCTCCGCAACAACAGTCTAGCTCAAGAGGACGAATAACGAGATCTTAG
- a CDS encoding YebC/PmpR family DNA-binding transcriptional regulator — protein MAGHSKWANTKHRKERADHKKGKIFSRIIKELISAVKLGGVDPKSNARLRMVIQKAKDNNIPNENIERNLKKAVSAEQKNFEEVTYELYGHGGVGIIVEAMTDNKNRTASDMRIAINKRGGSLVEPGSVLYNFVRKGACTVAKSSIDEELLFSYAIEAGAEDLDTEDEENFLVICNPIELASVKEKLISQGAVCSEDRLIYLPLRLVDCDEKDGEANLNLIDWLEQIEDVDDVYHNMS, from the coding sequence ATGGCAGGACACAGCAAGTGGGCCAATACAAAACATCGGAAGGAAAGAGCAGATCATAAGAAAGGTAAGATCTTTTCTCGTATTATTAAAGAGTTAATTTCTGCTGTCAAGTTAGGGGGAGTTGATCCTAAGTCAAATGCCCGACTACGTATGGTGATACAGAAAGCTAAAGATAACAACATTCCTAATGAAAATATTGAGCGCAACCTAAAGAAAGCAGTTTCTGCAGAACAAAAGAACTTTGAAGAGGTTACTTATGAGCTTTATGGTCATGGTGGTGTAGGAATTATTGTTGAAGCTATGACTGACAATAAGAATCGTACTGCTTCCGATATGCGAATCGCTATAAATAAGCGAGGAGGATCTCTTGTTGAGCCTGGAAGTGTCCTGTATAATTTTGTGCGTAAAGGGGCATGTACTGTTGCTAAAAGTTCTATAGATGAAGAGCTTTTATTTTCTTACGCTATAGAAGCGGGGGCTGAAGATCTAGATACTGAGGATGAAGAAAACTTTTTAGTGATCTGTAATCCAATTGAACTTGCCTCAGTTAAAGAGAAACTTATCAGTCAGGGTGCAGTTTGTAGTGAAGATAGACTTATTTATCTTCCACTGCGTCTGGTAGACTGTGATGAAAAAGATGGTGAGGCAAACCTTAACCTTATTGATTGGCTCGAACAAATTGAAGATGTTGATGATGTTTATCACAATATGTCCTAA
- a CDS encoding M48 family metallopeptidase yields MVEVETLLQNFQYYLRKYFYKVLTLKYPRNASLFWNKSARRSSLPVDHSPGKFYDLQEIYKGLNVRLFRDALRLEIGWFGRKENRIGQSIVLGSFHEHEQLIRIHRSLDREEIPRFFMEYLVYHEMVHSVVPKEYTLSGRLIFHGKKFKEYEKRFPLYERAIAWEKANTYLLRGYKRKVGGGHGRTQQVGQYKTSEGKSRS; encoded by the coding sequence ATGGTTGAGGTTGAAACACTCCTTCAAAATTTTCAGTATTATCTGAGAAAATACTTCTATAAGGTATTGACCTTAAAGTATCCTAGAAATGCATCGCTATTTTGGAATAAGTCTGCTAGGCGTTCTTCTTTGCCTGTAGACCATTCTCCAGGTAAGTTCTATGATTTGCAGGAGATCTATAAAGGATTGAATGTTCGGTTATTTAGAGATGCTCTGCGTTTGGAAATTGGTTGGTTTGGAAGAAAAGAAAACAGGATAGGACAGAGTATTGTCCTTGGATCCTTTCATGAGCATGAACAATTAATTCGGATTCATCGTTCTTTAGATCGAGAAGAAATTCCAAGATTTTTTATGGAATATCTAGTGTACCACGAAATGGTGCATAGCGTAGTTCCTAAAGAGTATACTTTGTCTGGGCGTTTGATTTTTCATGGAAAAAAATTTAAAGAATATGAAAAACGGTTCCCCTTGTATGAGCGTGCTATTGCCTGGGAAAAGGCAAATACTTATTTATTGCGAGGGTATAAAAGAAAAGTAGGTGGAGGACATGGCAGGACACAGCAAGTGGGCCAATACAAAACATCGGAAGGAAAGAGCAGATCATAA
- a CDS encoding GNAT family N-acetyltransferase produces the protein MTAEKQNTGIPGLEIRFTLPSDANYMLLWLNDPKILRGFPIQTEAEIRETVNFWVGFYRYHSSLTAVYQGEVAGVATLILNPYVKVSHHALISIIVGERFRSKGLGTALINNLIHLAKTRFKLEVLYLEVYESNPAIHLYERFGFTEVGRQRHFYKDAIGYLAKITMEKNI, from the coding sequence ATGACAGCAGAAAAGCAAAATACAGGAATTCCAGGGTTAGAAATACGATTTACACTTCCTAGTGATGCCAACTACATGCTACTGTGGTTAAATGATCCTAAAATTTTACGTGGGTTTCCTATACAAACAGAAGCAGAAATTCGCGAAACAGTAAATTTTTGGGTAGGATTTTATCGCTATCATTCTAGTTTAACCGCGGTATATCAAGGCGAGGTTGCTGGAGTCGCAACTTTGATTCTTAACCCCTATGTGAAAGTTTCACATCATGCTCTAATTTCGATTATTGTTGGAGAACGTTTTCGTAGTAAAGGTCTAGGTACGGCCTTAATAAATAATCTTATTCATTTGGCAAAGACTCGTTTTAAGCTTGAAGTCCTTTATTTGGAAGTCTATGAAAGTAATCCTGCCATTCATCTCTATGAGCGTTTTGGATTTACAGAAGTAGGAAGGCAACGCCATTTTTATAAAGATGCAATCGGTTATCTTGCTAAAATTACTATGGAAAAGAATATATAG
- the prfB gene encoding peptide chain release factor 2 (programmed frameshift), protein MHENLDKRLEAIRSGILLAGRSLFDLDKKQKELQVLEEESLQENFWQDAAHAGKISEQIVILKRQIREYEELKTRIEGIEFFIEDPEALEDPKIYEDLENEFVFCEKKLAVWETQRLLSGEADKNSCFLAINAGAGGTESCDWVEMLFRMYSRWATKHQWIVNVVDRLDGEVAGIKHITMKFTGMYAYGYAKAERGVHRLVRISPFDSNGKRHTSFASVDVFPEIDDQIKIEIRPNDLRIDTFRSSGAGGQHVNVTESAVRITHLPSGIVVSCQNERSQIQNRESCMKMLQSKLYQRVLQERLEKQSLDRKDKKEIAWGSQIRNYVFQPYTLVKDVRTGYETGNVQAMLDGELLDEFIKAYLAEFGEIS, encoded by the exons ATGCACGAAAATTTAGACAAGCGTTTAGAAGCAATTCGAAGTGGGATATTGTTAGCTGGGAGGTC TCTCTTTGACCTCGATAAGAAACAAAAGGAACTCCAGGTATTAGAAGAAGAAAGTTTACAAGAAAATTTTTGGCAAGATGCTGCTCATGCGGGGAAAATTTCTGAACAGATTGTAATCTTAAAAAGACAAATTCGTGAATATGAGGAATTAAAAACTAGGATTGAAGGAATAGAATTTTTTATTGAAGATCCTGAGGCTCTTGAAGACCCTAAGATTTACGAAGATCTAGAGAATGAGTTTGTCTTTTGTGAGAAAAAGTTAGCTGTTTGGGAAACCCAGAGGTTGCTATCTGGTGAGGCTGATAAAAATTCTTGTTTTCTTGCAATCAATGCTGGTGCTGGAGGTACTGAGTCTTGTGATTGGGTAGAAATGCTCTTTCGTATGTATTCGCGATGGGCAACGAAGCACCAATGGATCGTCAATGTTGTTGATCGTCTAGATGGTGAAGTGGCTGGAATTAAGCATATTACTATGAAGTTTACAGGTATGTATGCTTATGGGTATGCCAAAGCTGAACGAGGAGTACATAGATTGGTTCGTATTTCTCCTTTTGATAGTAATGGGAAGCGTCATACAAGCTTTGCTTCTGTAGATGTTTTCCCAGAGATCGATGATCAAATCAAAATTGAAATACGCCCTAACGATTTGCGCATTGATACGTTTCGTTCTTCGGGAGCGGGAGGGCAACACGTCAATGTTACAGAGTCTGCAGTAAGAATCACTCACTTGCCTTCAGGAATTGTAGTTTCTTGTCAGAATGAGCGTAGTCAGATTCAGAACCGTGAGAGCTGCATGAAAATGCTCCAATCAAAGTTATATCAAAGGGTTTTACAAGAACGTTTAGAGAAACAGTCTTTAGATCGCAAAGATAAAAAAGAAATTGCCTGGGGATCTCAAATTCGCAACTATGTCTTTCAACCCTACACTCTTGTGAAAGATGTGCGCACAGGATACGAAACAGGAAATGTTCAGGCTATGCTTGATGGCGAGCTATTGGATGAATTTATTAAAGCATATTTAGCGGAGTTCGGAGAGATTTCATGA
- a CDS encoding SWIB/MDM2 domain-containing protein: protein MSQKNKNSAFMHPVNISSDLAVIVGKGPMPRTEIVKKVWEYIKKHNCQDQKNKRNILPDANLAKVFGSSDPIDMFQMTKALSQHIIK, encoded by the coding sequence ATGAGTCAAAAAAACAAAAACTCTGCTTTTATGCACCCCGTGAATATTTCTTCAGATTTAGCAGTTATAGTTGGCAAGGGACCTATGCCCAGAACCGAAATTGTAAAGAAAGTTTGGGAATATATTAAAAAACATAATTGCCAAGATCAAAAGAATAAACGAAATATTCTTCCCGATGCTAACCTTGCTAAAGTCTTTGGCTCCAGTGATCCCATTGATATGTTTCAAATGACCAAAGCTCTTTCTCAGCATATTATAAAATAA
- the lpxG gene encoding UDP-2,3-diacylglucosamine diphosphatase LpxG encodes MFTSISLTAIPLLAFIWASFIEPNWLKKTSITWKLPKKHVHLHNLRIAQISDLHFHKKVPQSFLNKISKSLQNFSPDLIVFCGDLLCRAQIEDSSRLEAFLNTLHAPLGTFAILGNHDYSAYISRNTKGEITCISEKKSHPIRRALAAVIQGLFSSPSYCYDPKLTPQAPHPALINLLKNTPVTLLHNATHVIPEKLNIVGFGDIFAKQFNPEEAFINYNPALPGILLSHNPDTINSLENYPGDFVLSGHSHGPQVTLLWPKFIRTFFERLSGLENPHLARGHFLINGGKQLYVNRGLGGLKRIRFCSPPEICYITCRYD; translated from the coding sequence GTGTTTACCTCTATTTCTTTAACAGCAATTCCTCTTCTAGCCTTTATTTGGGCCTCATTTATTGAACCGAATTGGTTAAAGAAAACTTCCATCACATGGAAACTACCCAAAAAGCATGTTCATCTGCATAATCTTCGCATTGCGCAAATTTCCGATTTGCATTTTCATAAAAAAGTTCCACAAAGCTTCCTCAATAAAATTTCTAAATCACTACAAAATTTTTCTCCCGATCTTATTGTATTTTGTGGTGATCTTCTTTGTCGTGCTCAAATCGAAGATAGCTCCCGACTTGAAGCGTTCCTAAATACTTTACATGCTCCTCTTGGGACCTTTGCTATTTTAGGAAACCACGACTATTCTGCGTATATCTCTAGAAACACTAAAGGAGAGATTACTTGTATATCTGAAAAAAAAAGTCATCCTATACGACGTGCTTTAGCCGCTGTAATCCAAGGCCTATTCTCTTCACCTAGTTATTGTTATGACCCAAAGCTGACTCCTCAAGCACCTCATCCTGCTCTTATAAATTTGCTGAAAAATACGCCAGTCACGCTTCTTCACAATGCCACCCATGTCATTCCTGAAAAACTTAATATCGTAGGATTTGGAGATATCTTTGCTAAACAATTTAATCCTGAAGAGGCATTTATAAACTACAATCCTGCTCTACCCGGCATTCTACTTTCACACAATCCTGATACCATAAATAGCCTTGAAAATTACCCAGGAGACTTTGTATTGTCAGGCCATTCCCATGGCCCACAAGTCACCTTGCTATGGCCTAAATTCATTCGAACATTTTTTGAAAGATTGTCAGGCTTAGAAAATCCTCACCTTGCACGAGGTCATTTTTTAATCAATGGAGGCAAACAACTTTACGTAAATCGTGGCCTTGGTGGATTAAAAAGAATCCGCTTCTGTTCTCCTCCTGAAATCTGTTACATCACGTGTCGCTATGATTAA
- the ispD gene encoding 2-C-methyl-D-erythritol 4-phosphate cytidylyltransferase yields MIKTSLIFLSGGQGKRFGSSTPKQYLPLNGIPLVHYSLKTLTSLPQIAEIVVVCHPSYRKIFEEYEVFFAIPGKRRQDSVFSGLQHVSYPWVLIHDGARPFVYPDEISDLVTTAEKIGAAALASPIPYTIKQRHPVRTLDRDNLAITHTPQCIKTELLKEGLSLAKEKELTLVDDIQAAEILGEPSQLIFNKHPQIKISYPEDLTIAQALL; encoded by the coding sequence ATGATTAAAACATCACTTATTTTTCTTAGCGGAGGGCAAGGCAAACGTTTTGGCTCTAGCACTCCAAAGCAATATCTACCCCTTAATGGTATACCATTAGTTCACTACTCGCTGAAGACACTAACTTCTTTACCACAAATTGCCGAAATTGTTGTTGTCTGCCATCCCTCATATCGAAAAATTTTTGAAGAATATGAGGTCTTTTTCGCTATTCCCGGAAAGCGTCGCCAAGATTCTGTATTTTCAGGGTTACAGCACGTTTCCTATCCTTGGGTCTTAATCCATGATGGAGCTCGTCCCTTTGTCTATCCTGACGAAATATCAGATCTGGTCACAACAGCAGAAAAAATCGGAGCAGCAGCTTTAGCTTCTCCCATTCCCTATACCATAAAACAACGTCATCCTGTGCGCACCCTAGACAGGGATAACTTGGCAATTACCCATACCCCTCAATGCATAAAAACAGAACTACTTAAAGAAGGCCTGTCCCTTGCAAAAGAAAAGGAGCTTACTCTAGTGGATGATATCCAAGCTGCTGAGATCTTAGGAGAACCTTCTCAGCTTATTTTTAATAAGCATCCTCAAATCAAAATTTCCTACCCAGAGGATTTAACCATTGCCCAAGCTCTTTTATGA
- the truA gene encoding tRNA pseudouridine(38-40) synthase TruA, which translates to MTKVALLLAYQGTAYSGWQQQPNDPSIQEIIEGALKKISQTRVPLIASGRTDAGVHAYGQVAHFQAPDYPLFKEPYLIKKALNALLPQDIVIRDVAFFDDNFHARYLAVAKEYHYSLTRLSKPLPWQYNFFYNPLYSLSIELMQEGANLLVGTHDFASFANHGRDYSSTVRTIYTLDILEQENSLTIVCKGSGFLYKMVRNLVGALLDIGKRKYPPAYLLDILEQKNRRKGPSAAPPHGLCLQHVCYPYPYNNFCCKHCSITSLND; encoded by the coding sequence ATGACTAAAGTAGCTCTTCTTCTTGCGTATCAAGGAACGGCTTATTCAGGCTGGCAACAACAACCTAATGATCCGAGCATTCAAGAGATCATTGAAGGTGCTTTAAAGAAAATCTCTCAAACTCGTGTTCCTCTCATAGCTTCTGGAAGAACCGATGCAGGAGTCCATGCTTATGGACAGGTCGCTCATTTTCAAGCGCCTGATTATCCTCTCTTTAAAGAACCCTACCTAATTAAAAAAGCCTTAAATGCTCTTCTTCCACAAGATATTGTAATCAGAGATGTCGCGTTTTTTGACGACAACTTTCACGCACGCTATCTTGCTGTTGCTAAAGAATATCATTATTCTCTAACGCGACTTTCTAAACCTCTTCCTTGGCAATATAACTTTTTCTATAACCCCCTTTACTCGCTTTCTATTGAACTGATGCAAGAAGGTGCCAATCTTCTTGTAGGAACTCATGACTTTGCTTCTTTTGCAAACCACGGAAGAGACTATAGCTCTACAGTGCGTACTATCTATACCTTAGACATCCTAGAGCAGGAAAATTCCCTTACCATAGTATGTAAAGGCAGTGGCTTTCTCTATAAGATGGTTCGTAATCTTGTTGGTGCCCTTTTAGATATTGGTAAGAGGAAGTATCCCCCTGCATATCTTTTGGATATACTAGAACAAAAAAACCGTAGGAAGGGACCCTCTGCAGCTCCTCCCCACGGTCTGTGTCTCCAGCATGTATGTTATCCCTATCCTTATAATAACTTTTGCTGTAAGCATTGCTCTATAACGTCATTAAACGATTGA